TCGACAAGCTCCTCGTCATCGCCGCCGCGCTCTTCTGCTGCGGCCTCTACACCGTGATGACCCGCCGCAACGCCGTGGCGGTGCTGATGGGGGTCGAGCTGATCCTGAACGCCACCAGCATCAACTTCGTCGCGTTCTCTTTCTTCCTCTCCCGGGTGATGGGGGGGCAGATCTTCGCCGTCTTCATCATCGTCCTCGCGGCGGCCGAGGCGGCGGTGGCGCTGGCCATCTTCCTGCGGATGTTCTCTACCACGGGGACCGTGGAAGTGGACGCCGCGGACCAGATGAAGGGGTAACCGGTGATCCGATACGCCTACATCATCCCGTTCCTCCCGCTGCTGTCCTTCTTCATCAACATCGCCGTCGGGAAGCGGCTGCCGCGGAAGGGGGACTGGCTCTCCCTGGCGACGATCGTCACGTGCCTCGCCATGTCGATCGCGATCTTTTTCGAGGTCTTCCAGGCGTACGACCCGAACTTCCGGTACCATGTCGTCTTCCCCTGGATCACCGTGGGGGACCGCGCGCTGCTCAACACGGGAATCCTCATCGACAACGTCACCGCGGTCATGCTCCTGGTGGTCACCATCGTGTCGACGCTGGTCCACCTCTTCTCCATCGGGTACATGCACGGCGACCCGAGGTACAACCGCTTCTTCGCCTACCTCTCGATCTTCTCGTTCTCCATGCTGGGGCTGGTCCTCGCCGAAAGCTTCCTGTTCATCTACATCTTCTGGGAACTGGTGGGGCTTTCCTCCTACCTGCTGATCGGCTTCTGGTTCGAGAAGAAATCGGCGTCCGACGCGGGAAAGAAGGCGTTCATCGTCAACCGGGTGGGCGACTTCGGGTTCCTCATCGGGATCCTGATCATCTACGCCACCTGCGGCGTGCTGGGGTACGACCAGGTGTTCCTGGCGATCGGGGAAGGGAAGCTCTCGGGGACGCTGCTGACCCTGGCGGGGATCGGGGTCTTCTGCGGCGCCATCGGCAAATCCGCGCAGTTCCCGCTGCACGTATGGCTCCCCGACGCGATGGAAGGTCCCACGCCGGTGTCCGCGTTGATCCACGCGGCCACCATGGTCGCCGCGGGCGTCTACCTGGTGGGGCGGGTCTACCCGATGTTCACTCCCGACGCGTTCCTGTTCATCGCCTACTTCGGCCTGGTCACCCTGTTCCTCACCGCCACGATCGCCCTGGCCCAGAACGACATCAAGAAGGTGCTGGCGTACTCGACCTGTTCCCAGCTCGGCTACATGATCATGGGGCTCGGCGTCGGGGGCTACACGGCGGGGCTCGCGCACCTGGCCACCCACGCGGCGTTCAAGGCGTGCCTCTTCCTCGGCTCGGGCTCCGTGATCCACGCCGTCCACAGCCAGGACATCCAGGAGATGGGCGGCCTGCGGAAGAAGATGCCGATCACATTCGCCACCTTCCTCATCGCCACCCTGGCGATCTCGGGGGTCCCCGGCTTCTCCGGGTTCTACTCCAAGGACATGATCCTCGGAGCGGCGCTTGAATTCGGCATGAAGAGCGCGAACCCGTTGCACATGATCTTTTTCCTGGGCGCCCTGTTCACCGCCGGGCTGACCGCCTTCTACATGTTCCGCCTGGTGATCCTCACCTTCTTCGGCGCGCCGAAGGACCACCACAAGTTCGACCACGCCCATGAGTCGCCCCCGAGCATGTGGGTCCCCCTCGTGATCCTGGCGGGGCTCTCCTTCTCCTTCTGGTACTCCGGGTGGTTCGGGACGCTGATCCAGAAGCCGAAGTCGGTCGCCAACCTGGCGGGGATCTCGGCTCCGGCGCCGGCCGCCACGGCGGAGCACGCCGCGGCCATGGCCCCCGCGCCGGAGGGCGAACCGGTTCCCGTGAAGGAAACGGCTCCGGACGCGTCCCATGGACCTGCGCCCGCGGCGCACGAGGGAGCGCCCGCCGGTGCCGCGCACGGGGCGGACGCCGGGCACGACGCTCACCTCGCGCACAAGGCGCACTCGTACGCCATGTACTCCTCGGTGGCGGTGGGGACCCTCGGCATCTTCCTCGCCTTCGTGGTGTACTCCTTCGGGTGGATCAATCCGGACCGCGTCAAGAATGCGTTGAAACCGCTGCACACCTTCCTGCAGAACAAGTGGTACTTCGACGAACTGTACGAGGCGACGGTAATCAACGGCTCCAAGGCTTTCTCCAGGGGTCTGTACTGGTTCGACCTGCACGTGGTGGACGGCCTGGTGAATCTCTCCGCGCAGCTCGGGGTCTTCGTCTCGTTCCTCGTCGGGAAGTTCGACGATTACGTCGTCGACGGGGCCGTCAACGGCGTGGCGAGCGCGACGACCGGCAGCGGATCGCTCCTGCGCCGGCTCCAGACCGGCAAGCTGTACCACTACGTGTTCGCGCTGGCAGGCGGCGCGGTCGTCATTTTCCTGATCAAGGCGTTCTGAGAACGGAGGTGGTCATCCGTGGGGTTCATCGATAGTCACATACTCTCGTTCATGACGTTCCTGCCGCTCCTCGGGGCGGGGGTGATCCTCTGCATGCCGAAGGGGAAGGACGAGACGATCAAGTGGATCGCCGCCCTCGCCTCGTTCCTCCCGCTGCTGCTGTCGGTGCGCCTCTGGTTCACCTACGACCGGACCGTGGCGGGCGTCAACGTGGCCAGCCAGTTCCAGTTCGTGGAGCACTACTCCTGGATTCCTTCGATCAACGTGGAGTATTTCGTGGGGGCGGACGGCATCTCGATGCCCATGCTCCTCCTGACGGCCCTCCTGTCGTTCCTGGCGGTCATCGGTTCCTGGGGGATCGACAAGAAGATCCGGGGGTACATGGCCCTGTTCCTTCTCCTCGAGACCGGGATGATGGGAACCTTCATCGCCCTCGACTTCTTCCTCTTCTACGTCTTCTGGGAAGTGATGCTGCTGCCGATGTACTTCCTCATCGGCGTCTGGGGCGGACCGCGGAAGGAGTACGCGGCGATCAAGTTCTTCCTGTACACCCTGGCCGGCTCGATCCTGATGCTGATCGTGCTGCTGGCCCTCTACTTCAACACGACGAATCCCGAGACGGGGGCGCACACCTTCAACCTGCTCCACTACATGGCCCAGGGGACCCACAACGCGTGGCTGAAGGGGTTCGACGTCCGCGTCCTCCTGTTCCTCGGCCTGTTCATCGGCTTCGCCATCAAGGTGCCGCTCTTCCCGTTCCACACGTGGCTCCCCGACGCCCACGTCGAGGCGCCCACCGCCATCTCCGTCATCCTGGCGGGCGTCCTGCTGAAGATGGGGACGTACGGCCTGATGCGGATCTCCTTCCCGGTCTTCCCCGACGTGACGGTGTATTTCGCCTTCCCGATGGCGATCCTCGGTGTGATCAACATCATCTATGGCGCCCTGTGCGCGATGGCGCAGTCCGACCTGAAGAAGCTGGTCGCGTACTCCTCCGTCAGCCACATGGGCTTCGTCCTCCTCGGCATGGCGGCGCTGACGCCGCTGGGGATGGTCGGCGCGTCGATGCAGATGTTCTCGCACGGCCTGATCACCGCCATGCTCTTCTTCCTGGTCGGCGTGGTCTACGACCGGGCGCACCACCGCCAGATCGACGGCTTCGGCGGCCTGGGCGTCGTGGTTCCCGTCTACACCGCCTTCATCGGCTTCGCGTTCTTCGCCTCCCTGGGGCTGCCCGGGATGTCGGGCTTCATCGCCGAGCAGCTGGTCTTCCTCGGCTCCTTCGGGGTGTTCCGGACGCTGGTGATCATCGGCGCCGTGGGGATCATCTTCGTCGCGGCGTTCCACCTCTGGGCGCTGCAGCGGGTCTTCCTGGGGCCGCTGAACCCGAAGTACGCGACCCTCGAGGAGATCAACGGGCGGGAGATCTTCTGCCTTGCGCCCCTGGCGGTCCTGGTCATGATCGTCGGTGTCTGGCCGATGCCGGTGATCAATCTCATGAACGCTTCCCTGGTGCGGCTGGTCGACCTCGTGAAGGCGGTGATCTAGGTGGTCCCTTCCGCAAATACGCCTGCCGTCGAAAGGGGCCGCTAAGTGTTCCTGGGAAACCTGGCCAGCCTGCGGTACTTCCTGCCGGAGTTCGCCGTCACGGCGACGATCCTTCTGCTGGTCGTGCTTCACGTGGTCACGAAGAGCCCCAAGTCCACCGCGTCCGGGTTCCTGTCGCTCCTCGGGGTGGGGACGGCGATCTTCCTCGCGGGGGTCGCGCCGGCGGGGGCCGGCCGGTCGATCTTCGAGGGGATGGTCGCCCACGACGGGTTCGCGGTCTTCTTCAAGGTCCTGACGGCCCTGGCCACCCTCGTGGTGATCTTCATGTCGATGGACAGCAGGGACCTGGCCGGCCGGAGCCAGGCGGAGTACTACATCTTCCTCCTCTCCACCCTGCTCGGGATGTTCCTGCTTTCCTCGGCGACCGACATCGTGATGTTGTACCTTGCGTTGGAACTGGTCTCCATCCCCTCGTACCTGCTGGCGGGGTACCTCAAGGGGCAGGAGCGTTCCACCGAGGCCGCGATGAAGTACGTGGTGTACGGGGCCACGGCGTCGGGCGTGATGATCTACGGCTTCTCGATCCTGTTCGGGCTGACCGGTTCCACCCAGATCGCGGAGATCGGGCGGAGCGTGGCGGCCGGGAAGGCGACGCTGCCCATGCTGCTGGCCGCCGTGATGGTGGCCGTCGGGTTCGGGTACAAGATCGCCGCGGTGCCGTTCCACATGTGGAGCCCCGACGTGTACGAGGGGGCGCCCACGCCGGCGACCGCCTTCTTCTCCATCGGGCCGAAGGCGGCGGGGTTCGCCGTCCTCGTCCGCTTCTACTACACGGTGTTCGCCGCCGCGGACCCCGGCACGGGCCTTTGGCGCCTGACCTCCGCGGTGGACTGGCCGTTCCTGTTCGCCGCGCTGTCGGCGCTGACGATGACCGTCGGGAACCTGGTCGCGGTCAAGCAGGACAACGTGAAGCGGCTTCTGGCCTACTCCTCGATCGCCCACGCCGGATACATGCTCATGGGGTTCGTGCTCCTGTCTTCCGCGGGAATCGAGGCGATCCTGTTCTACCTCGTGGTCTACCTCTTCATGAATTTGGGCGCCTTCTACGTCGTCGTCCTGGTGAGCAACGCCACCCGCGGGGAGGAGATCTCCGACTTCACGGGACTGGGCAGCCGCGCCCCTTTCGCGGCGGTCGCGCTCTCCATCTTCCTCTTCGCCCTGACCGGGATCCCGCCGTTCTCCGGCTTCATCGGAAAGGTCTATCTGTTCGCGGAGGTCATCCACCGTGGGGTATACTGGCTCGCGGTCGTCGCGGCGCTGAACAGCGTGGTGTCGCTCTATTACTACGCGCGGATCGTCCGGGCGATGTTCCTCCAGGAGCCGAAGGACGCCTCGGCGATCCCCGTTCCCGCGGTCTCCGGGGCGATGCTCGCCCTGCTCGCGGCGCCGACGCTGATCCTCGGCGTGTATTGGGAGCCGGTGGCGCGGATCGCCGCCGATTCCGTCCGGATGTTACCATTCTGACGCGCGGAAAGGCGTGAGGGGGTTCCCATGGCCGGCTTTCTCACAACCGTGGACTTCTCGAACCCGTACTTCCCGGTTTTCATCCTCCTGGTCATCGCGCTGGCGATGGCGGTGGGGTTCGTCCTCCTCTCCCAGGCGCTGGGCCCGAAGCGGTACGACCGGATCAAGTACGGCGTCTACGAGTGCGGCGTCGACCCGCTCACCCCGGCCGCCGTGCGCGTCTCCGTGAAGTTCTACCTCCTGGCGATCCTGTTCATCCTCTTCGACCTCGAGGTGACCTTCCTCTACCCGTGGGCGGTCCTGTTCCGCTCGCTCGGGCTGTTCGGCTTCATCGAGATGGCCGTCTTCGTGGGAATCCTGCTGGTCGGACTGGTCTACGCATGGAAAAAGGGAGCGCTCGAATGGCAGTGAGGCACAAGAAGGACGGGACCCCCGGCTACGCGCTCACGACCCTCGAGTCGCTGATCGCCTGGGGGAGGAAATATTCCCTCTACCCGTTCACCTTCGCCACCGCGTGCTGCGGCATCGAGGTGATGGGGGCGTTCGGGACCCACTACGACCTGTCGCGCTTCGGCGCCGAGGTCGTCCGGTTCTCGCCGCGCCAGGCGGACGTCCTGCTGGTCGCGGGGACGATCAACTACAAGATGGCCCCCGTGCTGAAGCGGATCTACGACCAGATGCTCGAGCCGAAGTGGGTGATCTCGATGGGGGCGTGCGCCTGCTCCGGCGGCTTCTACAACAACTACACGGTCCTCCAGGGGATCGACAAGATCCTCCCGGTCGACGTCTACATCCCCGGGTGCCCGCCGAACCCCGAGGGGATCATCGACGCCGTCGTGCGGATCCAGAGGATCATCGAGACCGGCGCACCCCGCGCGGCGGAGCGGTGGCCGATCAAATGAGGGGGCGAGGAGCGGCGTGAGCAACGTCCTCGACAGGTTGCGGGAGCGGTTCCCGGCCGACGTGGTGTCCACCCACTCGGACTTCGGGGACGACACGGCCCTGGTGCGGCGGGAACGGATCGTCGAGATCCTCTCGTTCCTCCGGGACGACCCGGAGCTGCTCTTCGACTTCGCGATGGACCTGACCGGGGTCGACTATCTCGGGGAGGAGCCCCGGTTCGAAGTGGTCTACCACCTCTACTCGCTGGAGAAGAAGCGCCGCGTCCGGATCAAGGTGCGCCTCCACGAGGAGGACCCGGTGATCGACACGGCCGTATCGGTGTGGCCCGGGATCGACTGGTACGAACGGGAGGCGTGGGACATGTACGGCATCGTCTTCCGCGGCCACCCGAACCTGAAAAGGATCCTGTTGTACGAGGCGTTCGAGGGGCACCCGCTGCGCAAGGATTACCCGAAGGCGAAGCGCCAGCCCACGATCGGGCCGGAGGAGTAGGAGAGCGATGGCGGAACCGTCCGACATGACGGAAAAGTTCGAAACGCCCGACCTGCAGGCCGAGCCGATGCTCATCAACATCGGGCCGTCCCACCCCGCGACGCACGCGACGCTGCGGTTCCAGGCGAAGCTCGACGGGGAGACGATCCTGGACCTGGTGCCGGAGTTCGGCTACCTGCACCGCGGGTTCGAGAAGGAGTCCGAGGCCGCCACCTGGACCCAGGTGGTCCCGTACACCGACCGGCTGAACTACGTCTCGCCGCTCATGAACAACGTCGGGTACGCGATGGCGGTCGAGAAG
The sequence above is a segment of the bacterium genome. Coding sequences within it:
- the ndhC gene encoding NADH-quinone oxidoreductase subunit A translates to MAGFLTTVDFSNPYFPVFILLVIALAMAVGFVLLSQALGPKRYDRIKYGVYECGVDPLTPAAVRVSVKFYLLAILFILFDLEVTFLYPWAVLFRSLGLFGFIEMAVFVGILLVGLVYAWKKGALEWQ
- the nuoK gene encoding NADH-quinone oxidoreductase subunit NuoK, with the translated sequence MTLDKLLVIAAALFCCGLYTVMTRRNAVAVLMGVELILNATSINFVAFSFFLSRVMGGQIFAVFIIVLAAAEAAVALAIFLRMFSTTGTVEVDAADQMKG
- a CDS encoding NADH-quinone oxidoreductase subunit N; translated protein: MFLGNLASLRYFLPEFAVTATILLLVVLHVVTKSPKSTASGFLSLLGVGTAIFLAGVAPAGAGRSIFEGMVAHDGFAVFFKVLTALATLVVIFMSMDSRDLAGRSQAEYYIFLLSTLLGMFLLSSATDIVMLYLALELVSIPSYLLAGYLKGQERSTEAAMKYVVYGATASGVMIYGFSILFGLTGSTQIAEIGRSVAAGKATLPMLLAAVMVAVGFGYKIAAVPFHMWSPDVYEGAPTPATAFFSIGPKAAGFAVLVRFYYTVFAAADPGTGLWRLTSAVDWPFLFAALSALTMTVGNLVAVKQDNVKRLLAYSSIAHAGYMLMGFVLLSSAGIEAILFYLVVYLFMNLGAFYVVVLVSNATRGEEISDFTGLGSRAPFAAVALSIFLFALTGIPPFSGFIGKVYLFAEVIHRGVYWLAVVAALNSVVSLYYYARIVRAMFLQEPKDASAIPVPAVSGAMLALLAAPTLILGVYWEPVARIAADSVRMLPF
- the nuoB gene encoding NADH-quinone oxidoreductase subunit NuoB — encoded protein: MAVRHKKDGTPGYALTTLESLIAWGRKYSLYPFTFATACCGIEVMGAFGTHYDLSRFGAEVVRFSPRQADVLLVAGTINYKMAPVLKRIYDQMLEPKWVISMGACACSGGFYNNYTVLQGIDKILPVDVYIPGCPPNPEGIIDAVVRIQRIIETGAPRAAERWPIK
- the nuoL gene encoding NADH-quinone oxidoreductase subunit L, whose protein sequence is MIRYAYIIPFLPLLSFFINIAVGKRLPRKGDWLSLATIVTCLAMSIAIFFEVFQAYDPNFRYHVVFPWITVGDRALLNTGILIDNVTAVMLLVVTIVSTLVHLFSIGYMHGDPRYNRFFAYLSIFSFSMLGLVLAESFLFIYIFWELVGLSSYLLIGFWFEKKSASDAGKKAFIVNRVGDFGFLIGILIIYATCGVLGYDQVFLAIGEGKLSGTLLTLAGIGVFCGAIGKSAQFPLHVWLPDAMEGPTPVSALIHAATMVAAGVYLVGRVYPMFTPDAFLFIAYFGLVTLFLTATIALAQNDIKKVLAYSTCSQLGYMIMGLGVGGYTAGLAHLATHAAFKACLFLGSGSVIHAVHSQDIQEMGGLRKKMPITFATFLIATLAISGVPGFSGFYSKDMILGAALEFGMKSANPLHMIFFLGALFTAGLTAFYMFRLVILTFFGAPKDHHKFDHAHESPPSMWVPLVILAGLSFSFWYSGWFGTLIQKPKSVANLAGISAPAPAATAEHAAAMAPAPEGEPVPVKETAPDASHGPAPAAHEGAPAGAAHGADAGHDAHLAHKAHSYAMYSSVAVGTLGIFLAFVVYSFGWINPDRVKNALKPLHTFLQNKWYFDELYEATVINGSKAFSRGLYWFDLHVVDGLVNLSAQLGVFVSFLVGKFDDYVVDGAVNGVASATTGSGSLLRRLQTGKLYHYVFALAGGAVVIFLIKAF
- a CDS encoding NADH-quinone oxidoreductase subunit M; the protein is MLSFMTFLPLLGAGVILCMPKGKDETIKWIAALASFLPLLLSVRLWFTYDRTVAGVNVASQFQFVEHYSWIPSINVEYFVGADGISMPMLLLTALLSFLAVIGSWGIDKKIRGYMALFLLLETGMMGTFIALDFFLFYVFWEVMLLPMYFLIGVWGGPRKEYAAIKFFLYTLAGSILMLIVLLALYFNTTNPETGAHTFNLLHYMAQGTHNAWLKGFDVRVLLFLGLFIGFAIKVPLFPFHTWLPDAHVEAPTAISVILAGVLLKMGTYGLMRISFPVFPDVTVYFAFPMAILGVINIIYGALCAMAQSDLKKLVAYSSVSHMGFVLLGMAALTPLGMVGASMQMFSHGLITAMLFFLVGVVYDRAHHRQIDGFGGLGVVVPVYTAFIGFAFFASLGLPGMSGFIAEQLVFLGSFGVFRTLVIIGAVGIIFVAAFHLWALQRVFLGPLNPKYATLEEINGREIFCLAPLAVLVMIVGVWPMPVINLMNASLVRLVDLVKAVI
- a CDS encoding NADH-quinone oxidoreductase subunit C, with translation MSNVLDRLRERFPADVVSTHSDFGDDTALVRRERIVEILSFLRDDPELLFDFAMDLTGVDYLGEEPRFEVVYHLYSLEKKRRVRIKVRLHEEDPVIDTAVSVWPGIDWYEREAWDMYGIVFRGHPNLKRILLYEAFEGHPLRKDYPKAKRQPTIGPEE